A portion of the Babylonia areolata isolate BAREFJ2019XMU chromosome 4, ASM4173473v1, whole genome shotgun sequence genome contains these proteins:
- the LOC143281538 gene encoding zinc finger FYVE domain-containing protein 1-like isoform X1, translating into MMRQQPKRRVKCRTSRQYCQEKLCCPNPSTVAAYFCKECNSAQCQECDKDIHSRKVSFEFHDRRTIEPPPDSLLCQAGRVNIVCKNRNFADVWCENCHHTFCFDCYSDYHHNRKQQHVNISFAHYQKRERERAAQDAAAATQLAIKPMSPVGDGTLTFCSFPQNSPSEETLPTRESGFDTAIMTMASTHSIGSSGNSMPDLCPGPDMNLMGRELEGVDINDDSVDGPRAKSFLLVNDKEELQVKDEETFVQQLGCSEDAKVKILSIFGNTGDGKSHTLNQTFYNGREMFQTSASQNSCTVGVWAAFDHQNNVITVDTEGLLGSSANDNKRTRLLLKILAISDIVVFRTRAERLHKDMFVFLSNASKAYKKHFSEELRAASHRFQIKESSLGPTLIVFQETMHTAPLKSDPNRSADAMLRDMFVKNKFEIEAFSEICYVGIKTEQLPTNFQIFRNVVLTKLKDHSIRAARHPAVMFQSLKALNRKFSGNIEHVKEDTFPEQYFTCTATCQACQTRCVLTMNHDTEKSPHDAGRGVNCRFEDQLGNKIYLCKKCSMSGRRNVVVPKTSESNANTFLGFTSYLVSGYVMECNTCGVIYRSRKHWYGNPDPESVVIVEVQHIWPEGHRSLQGTHNAARKLVDGFSYVADTISSVSARPAKLLSECIADQIAPSYWVPNSQIMSCKGCELVFTTNEQKHHCRACGQGFCDECSSKKRPVPERGWKDEPVRVCDACFAGNGAGHEMSDKETTLTARKVGEAVTSTFGVLASALDYPRSVLKDSARPEYWVPDEQIKVCTVCQQEFNIKRPIHHCRACGQGVCDECSPGRREVPLRGWDYPVRVCSKCENKTEEF; encoded by the exons ATGATGCGACAGCAGCCTAAGCGTCGTGTGAAATGTAGAACATCGCGGCAGTATTGCCAAGAGAAGCTATGTTGCCCCAATCCTTCAACAGTAGCTGCCTATTTTTGTAAAGAATGTAACTCGGCCCAATGCCAAGAGTGCGACAAAGACATTCACTCACGAAAAGTTAGTTTCGAGTTTCATGATCGACGAACGATCGAGCCACCACCAGATAGTCTGTTGTGTCAAGCGGGTAGAGTTAATATAGTCTGCAAGAACAGAAATTTCGCAGACGTCTGGTGTGAGAATTGTCACCATACTTTCTGTTTTGACTGTTACTCCGATTACCACCATAACAGGAAGCAACAGCATGTGAATATTTCATTTGCGCACTACCAAAAAAGGGAGCGAGAAAGGGCAGCTCaagatgcagcagcagcaactcagTTGGCAATAAAACCTATGTCACCGGTAGGAGATGGTACTTTAACTTTCTGTTCATTTCCACAAAATTCTCCGTCAGAGGAAACCCTGCCAACAAGAGAAAGTGGTTTTGATACTGCTATAATGACTATGGCCAGTACACATTCCATTGGCAGCAGTGGAAACAGTATGCCAGACTTATGTCCTGGACCAGATATGAACTTGATGGGTAGAGAGCTGGAAGGTGTGGATATTAACGATGACAGTGTTGATGGGCCCAGAGCGAAAAGCTTCCTACTGGTCAATGACAAGGAAGAACTACAG GTGAAAGATGAAGAAACATTTGTACAGCAACTGGGGTGCTCAGAAGATGCAAAGGTCAAGATACTGTCCATTTTTGGAAACACAGGAGATGGGAAATCACACACATTGAACCAGACCTTTTACAACGGCAGGGAGATGTTCCAGACCTCAGCCAGTCAAAACTCATGCACCGTTGGCGTGTGGGCAGCTTTTGATCATCAGAATAACGTCATCACTGTTGACACTGAAGGACTGCTGGGATCTTCAGCCAATGACAACAAAAGAACGCGGCTACTTCTGAAAATCCTAGCAATATCGGACATCGTTGTATTTCGCACAAGAGCAGAGAGATTGCACAAGGACATGTTTGTTTTCCTCAGCAATGCATCCAAAGCATACAAGAAGCATTTCAGTGAAGAGCTAAGGGCAGCATCACATCGCTTTCAAATTAAAGAATCAAGCTTGGGACCAACTCTGATTGTTTTCCAGGAAACTATGCATACAGCTCCACTGAAAAGTGATCcaa ATCGTAGCGCTGATGCCATGTTACGTGACATGTTTGTGAAAAATAAATTTGAGATCGAGGCTTTCAGCGAGATCTGTTATGTGGGCATCAAGACTGAGCAGCTTCCGACAAACTTCCAGATTTTCCGGAATGTGGTACTAACCAAACTGAAAGACCATTCCATTAGAGCCGCTCGCCATCCTGCTGTAATGTTCCAGTCTTTGAAG GCTCTAAACAGAAAATTCAGTGGCAACATAGAGCATGTCAAGGAGGATACCTTCCCAGAGCAGTACTTCACGTGTACTGCTACCTGCCAAGCTTGCCA AACCAGGTGTGTGCTGACGATGAACCATGACACTGAAAAGTCACCACACGATGCAGGCAGAGGTGTGAACTGCAGGTTTGAGGATCAGCTGGGCAACAAGATCTACCTGTGTAAG AAATGCAGCATGTCTGGTCGCAGGAATGTGGTTGTGCCAAAGACTTCCGAGTCAAATGCAAATACTTTTCTTGGCTTCACTTCCTACCTTGTGTCTGG GTATGTGATGGAGTGTAATACCTGTGGGGTGATTTACCGTAGTCGCAAGCACTGGTACGGCAACCCTGACCCTGAGTCTGTGGTGATTGTGGAGGTGCAGCATATCTGGCCAGAG GGTCACCGTTCCCTGCAAGGAACTCACAACGCAGCCCGTAAGCTTGTTGATGGCTTCAGCTACGTAGCGGACACCATCAGCAGTGTCAGTGCCCGACCAGCCAAACTCCTCAGCGAGTGTATTGCGGACCAGATTGCGCCCAGTTACTGGGTACCCAATTCACAAATAATG TCCTGCAAAGGCTGTGAGCTGGTGTTCACCACCAATGAGCAGAAGCACCACTGCCGGGCCTGCGGACAGGGTTTCTGTGACGAGTGCTCCAGCAAGAAGCGCCCTGTCCCCGAGCGAGGATGGAAGGACGAGCCGGTGCGCGTATGTGATGCATGCTTTGCAGGTAACGGTGCAG ggcATGAAATGAGCGACAAGGAAACAACGCTGACTGCCAGGAAAGTGGGTGAGGCTGTCACTTCAACGTTTGGTGTTCTGGCATCTGCGCTGGATTACCCCAGAA GTGTTCTGAAGGACTCTGCTCGACCAGAGTACTGGGTGCCTGACGAGCAGATCAAGGTTTGCACAGTGTGCCAGCAGGAGTTCAACATCAAGCGCCCCATCCACCACTGCAGAGCCTGTGGGCAGGGGGTGTGCGACGAGTGCTCCCCGGGTCGGCGAGAGGTGCCGCTGCGGGGATGGGACTACCCCGTGCGGGTCTGCAGCAAATGCGAGAACAAAACCGAGGAATTTTGA
- the LOC143281538 gene encoding zinc finger FYVE domain-containing protein 1-like isoform X2, giving the protein MMRQQPKRRVKCRTSRQYCQEKLCCPNPSTVAAYFCKECNSAQCQECDKDIHSRKVSFEFHDRRTIEPPPDSLLCQAGRVNIVCKNRNFADVWCENCHHTFCFDCYSDYHHNRKQQHVNISFAHYQKRERERAAQDAAAATQLAIKPMSPVGDGTLTFCSFPQNSPSEETLPTRESGFDTAIMTMASTHSIGSSGNSMPDLCPGPDMNLMGRELEGVDINDDSVDGPRAKSFLLVNDKEELQVKDEETFVQQLGCSEDAKVKILSIFGNTGDGKSHTLNQTFYNGREMFQTSASQNSCTVGVWAAFDHQNNVITVDTEGLLGSSANDNKRTRLLLKILAISDIVVFRTRAERLHKDMFVFLSNASKAYKKHFSEELRAASHRFQIKESSLGPTLIVFQETMHTAPLKSDPNRSADAMLRDMFVKNKFEIEAFSEICYVGIKTEQLPTNFQIFRNVVLTKLKDHSIRAARHPAVMFQSLKALNRKFSGNIEHVKEDTFPEQYFTCTATCQACQTRCVLTMNHDTEKSPHDAGRGVNCRFEDQLGNKIYLCKKCSMSGRRNVVVPKTSESNANTFLGFTSYLVSGYVMECNTCGVIYRSRKHWYGNPDPESVVIVEVQHIWPEGHRSLQGTHNAARKLVDGFSYVADTISSVSARPAKLLSECIADQIAPSYWVPNSQIMSCKGCELVFTTNEQKHHCRACGQGFCDECSSKKRPVPERGWKDEPVRVCDACFAGHEMSDKETTLTARKVGEAVTSTFGVLASALDYPRSVLKDSARPEYWVPDEQIKVCTVCQQEFNIKRPIHHCRACGQGVCDECSPGRREVPLRGWDYPVRVCSKCENKTEEF; this is encoded by the exons ATGATGCGACAGCAGCCTAAGCGTCGTGTGAAATGTAGAACATCGCGGCAGTATTGCCAAGAGAAGCTATGTTGCCCCAATCCTTCAACAGTAGCTGCCTATTTTTGTAAAGAATGTAACTCGGCCCAATGCCAAGAGTGCGACAAAGACATTCACTCACGAAAAGTTAGTTTCGAGTTTCATGATCGACGAACGATCGAGCCACCACCAGATAGTCTGTTGTGTCAAGCGGGTAGAGTTAATATAGTCTGCAAGAACAGAAATTTCGCAGACGTCTGGTGTGAGAATTGTCACCATACTTTCTGTTTTGACTGTTACTCCGATTACCACCATAACAGGAAGCAACAGCATGTGAATATTTCATTTGCGCACTACCAAAAAAGGGAGCGAGAAAGGGCAGCTCaagatgcagcagcagcaactcagTTGGCAATAAAACCTATGTCACCGGTAGGAGATGGTACTTTAACTTTCTGTTCATTTCCACAAAATTCTCCGTCAGAGGAAACCCTGCCAACAAGAGAAAGTGGTTTTGATACTGCTATAATGACTATGGCCAGTACACATTCCATTGGCAGCAGTGGAAACAGTATGCCAGACTTATGTCCTGGACCAGATATGAACTTGATGGGTAGAGAGCTGGAAGGTGTGGATATTAACGATGACAGTGTTGATGGGCCCAGAGCGAAAAGCTTCCTACTGGTCAATGACAAGGAAGAACTACAG GTGAAAGATGAAGAAACATTTGTACAGCAACTGGGGTGCTCAGAAGATGCAAAGGTCAAGATACTGTCCATTTTTGGAAACACAGGAGATGGGAAATCACACACATTGAACCAGACCTTTTACAACGGCAGGGAGATGTTCCAGACCTCAGCCAGTCAAAACTCATGCACCGTTGGCGTGTGGGCAGCTTTTGATCATCAGAATAACGTCATCACTGTTGACACTGAAGGACTGCTGGGATCTTCAGCCAATGACAACAAAAGAACGCGGCTACTTCTGAAAATCCTAGCAATATCGGACATCGTTGTATTTCGCACAAGAGCAGAGAGATTGCACAAGGACATGTTTGTTTTCCTCAGCAATGCATCCAAAGCATACAAGAAGCATTTCAGTGAAGAGCTAAGGGCAGCATCACATCGCTTTCAAATTAAAGAATCAAGCTTGGGACCAACTCTGATTGTTTTCCAGGAAACTATGCATACAGCTCCACTGAAAAGTGATCcaa ATCGTAGCGCTGATGCCATGTTACGTGACATGTTTGTGAAAAATAAATTTGAGATCGAGGCTTTCAGCGAGATCTGTTATGTGGGCATCAAGACTGAGCAGCTTCCGACAAACTTCCAGATTTTCCGGAATGTGGTACTAACCAAACTGAAAGACCATTCCATTAGAGCCGCTCGCCATCCTGCTGTAATGTTCCAGTCTTTGAAG GCTCTAAACAGAAAATTCAGTGGCAACATAGAGCATGTCAAGGAGGATACCTTCCCAGAGCAGTACTTCACGTGTACTGCTACCTGCCAAGCTTGCCA AACCAGGTGTGTGCTGACGATGAACCATGACACTGAAAAGTCACCACACGATGCAGGCAGAGGTGTGAACTGCAGGTTTGAGGATCAGCTGGGCAACAAGATCTACCTGTGTAAG AAATGCAGCATGTCTGGTCGCAGGAATGTGGTTGTGCCAAAGACTTCCGAGTCAAATGCAAATACTTTTCTTGGCTTCACTTCCTACCTTGTGTCTGG GTATGTGATGGAGTGTAATACCTGTGGGGTGATTTACCGTAGTCGCAAGCACTGGTACGGCAACCCTGACCCTGAGTCTGTGGTGATTGTGGAGGTGCAGCATATCTGGCCAGAG GGTCACCGTTCCCTGCAAGGAACTCACAACGCAGCCCGTAAGCTTGTTGATGGCTTCAGCTACGTAGCGGACACCATCAGCAGTGTCAGTGCCCGACCAGCCAAACTCCTCAGCGAGTGTATTGCGGACCAGATTGCGCCCAGTTACTGGGTACCCAATTCACAAATAATG TCCTGCAAAGGCTGTGAGCTGGTGTTCACCACCAATGAGCAGAAGCACCACTGCCGGGCCTGCGGACAGGGTTTCTGTGACGAGTGCTCCAGCAAGAAGCGCCCTGTCCCCGAGCGAGGATGGAAGGACGAGCCGGTGCGCGTATGTGATGCATGCTTTGCAG ggcATGAAATGAGCGACAAGGAAACAACGCTGACTGCCAGGAAAGTGGGTGAGGCTGTCACTTCAACGTTTGGTGTTCTGGCATCTGCGCTGGATTACCCCAGAA GTGTTCTGAAGGACTCTGCTCGACCAGAGTACTGGGTGCCTGACGAGCAGATCAAGGTTTGCACAGTGTGCCAGCAGGAGTTCAACATCAAGCGCCCCATCCACCACTGCAGAGCCTGTGGGCAGGGGGTGTGCGACGAGTGCTCCCCGGGTCGGCGAGAGGTGCCGCTGCGGGGATGGGACTACCCCGTGCGGGTCTGCAGCAAATGCGAGAACAAAACCGAGGAATTTTGA